One Astyanax mexicanus isolate ESR-SI-001 chromosome 3, AstMex3_surface, whole genome shotgun sequence genomic region harbors:
- the ptpn23b gene encoding tyrosine-protein phosphatase non-receptor type 23b has translation MEAVPRMPMIWLELKDAGEFPFSHAAKQYIQRSYGENPENYTEALKKLEHLRHNVVNVPRDFEGCNMLRKYFGQLHFLQSRVPMAKGQEAAVPVTWTDIFSGKQITHEDISYEQACVLYNLGALHSLLGAMDNRVSEEGMKTSCTHFQCSAGAFTYIRDHYNFNYSSDISHQALSINISLMLAQAQECLLEKTLLDNRKSVLIARICTQVCEYYKECVRVLENSEGTFGKKEWRKLIYMKISYFSAVTYLHMGKQSEEQKKFGEAVAYFQGALDRLNEAIKLAKHQPDSVQEALRFTMDVIGGKFNSARKDNDFIYHESVPDLEKLSAVKGASLVKPVPVSPTDLSITGPDLFSKLVPMASHEASSLYSEEKAKMLREVMAKIDEKNQTLETFMDSLSCDSVDHLEMFSTVPPVLLEKCAALSVRSDAVKSLAQAMQALSGVYTDVGSSLEEARAALGEDEAGEKSLVEVVGQKGLPTRPPALQELQQELKKYETAHQEASHTNTELHRAMNEHIPNLRLLQGPLEELRNNLPQPQLSQEDTSSLQNMKRLQEKVGEMRKQRVSLEQQLRDLIQKDDITTVLVTTERYDIKDLFGKQLLKYDQLKGYIDQNLTAQDNILKALTEANVQYATVRRTITLTEEQWNSSVQSLVASYEALEDLMKKAEEGKNFYQDLDKKTTTLLEGIKTICQTRDQERVALLEREVGKGPPARPTAPKPVLGNKVSSSGSSGPSSLEAVGPSAMPFSCEDLPQELRCIPPEMNAPSRGAVPLTWPPGAAPFAPNLFPNQRMPQFNQAHFGQAPGVPPSAAPLQPSGYILPQHFQPGGTQGGAPVRPPNLQNAPQVPPQGYMPVPWQQTPGAPYTGPPRPNLPGQQVPMPVGQFPQQMPTVFPQTSSAQQIPPGTQYPVPQPRQSRTSQIPTNAIPAQHQPPSSPGQFQPMMPGQGQPQQGPAPVYWPSMPLQTQPQPGVPVQAQGPPLSGPPNQFLPGPPLQNQPQPQMGHVPPFFPPAQSQQIPGSFQRMPFSQNPQIPIAYHSSIPHQMPPGAVPPSNAQPGPPQTQQFMGQPPATTQFNPMFQPVRPPQPPSTQNFYPQNIPSSTGPVTQVLDNPNPPALADILTPSPAQRPGNVLNPSPMEPVQDKMGKLGISSQGEAPANGYPH, from the exons ATGGAGGCCGTTCCGCGGATGCCAATGATTTGGCTGGAGCTGAAAGACGCCGGGGAGTTTCCGTTCAGCCACGCCGCCAAACAG TACATCCAGAGGAGTTATGGTGAAAACCCAGAGAACTACACTGAAGCCCTGAAGAAGCTGGAGCACCTCCGACAC AATGTGGTGAACGTGCCGCGGGATTTTGAGGGCTGCAACATGCTCCGGAAATACTTCGGTCAGCTGCACTTTCTACAGAGCAGAGTCCCCATGGCTAAAGGACAGGAAGCAGCGGTACCAGTGACGTG GACAGATATCTTCTCAGGGAAGCAGATCACACATGAGGACATCAGTTATGAACAGGCCTGTGTTCTCTATAACCTGG GTGCTTTACATTCTTTACTGGGAGCTATGGACAACAGGGTGTCTGAAGAG gggatgAAGACGTCCTGTACCCATTTCCAGTGCTCTGCTGGAGCCTTCACCTACATCAGAGACCATTACAACTTCAACTACAGCTCTGATATAAGCCACCAGGCGCTGTCCATCAACATCAGCCTCATGCTG GCTCAGGCGCAGGAGTGTCTGCTTGAGAAAACTCTGTTGGACAACAGGAAGAGCGTCCTGATCGCTCGCATCTGTACCCAG GTGTGTGAGTACTATaaggagtgtgtgagggtgttggAGAATTCGGAGGGGACGTTTGGGAAGAAGGAGTGGAGGAAACTCATCTATATGAAGATTAGCTACTTCAGTGCAGTGACCTAC TTGCACATGGGCAAACAGTCTGAGGAACAGAAGAAATTTGGAGaagct GTTGCGTACTTCCAAGGCGCTCTTGACAGACTAAATGAAGCCATCAAGCTGGCCAAG CATCAGCCAGACTCTGTACAGGAGGCTCTGAGATTCACTATGGACGTCATCGGCGGGAA GTTTAACTCTGCTAGAAAGGATAATGACTTTATCTATCACGAGTCCGTCCCGGATCTGGAAAAGCTTTCTGCAGTTAAAG GTGCTTCCCTGGTTAAACCCGTCCCCGTGTCCCCCACCGACCTCAGCATCACCGGTCCTGACCTGTTCTCCAAACTGGTTCCAATGGCCAGTCACGAGGCTTCCTCACTCTACAG tgAGGAGAAGGCCAAAATGCTCCGTGAAGTGATGGCAAAGATTGACGAGAAGAACCAGACCCTAGA GACGTTTATGGATTCTCTGAGCTGTGATTCTGTGGATCATCTGGAGATGTTCAGCACTGTGCCTCCGGTGCTGCTGGAGAAATGTGCAGCTCTCAGCGTCCGATCTGATGCAGTCAAGAGTTTAGCACAGGCCATGCAGG CCCTGTCTGGAGTGTACACGGATGTGGGCTCGTCTCTGGAGGAAGCCCGGGCTGCTCTGGGTGAAGATGAGGCTGGGGAGAAGAGCCTGGTGGAGGTGGTCGGACAGAAGGGTCTGCCCACGAGACCCCCTGCCCTACAGGAGCTCCAGCAGGAGCTGAAGAAGTACGAGACAGCCCATCAGGAGGCCAGCCACACCAACACCGAGCTCCACAGAGCCATGAACGAGCACATCCCCAACCTGCGCCTCCTCCAGGGACCACTGGAGGAGCTGAGGAACAACCTGCCGCAGCCACAACTAAGCCAgg AGGACACGTCGTCTCTGCAGAATATGAAGCGGCTGCAGGAGAAAGTTGGGGAGATGAGGAAACAGAGGGTCTCTCTGGAGCAGCAGCTCCGTGACCTCATCCAGAAAGATGACATCACTACTGTCTTGGTGACAACAGAGCGCTACGATATAAAG GATCTGTTCGGGAAGCAGCTGCTGAAGTACGATCAGCTGAAGGGATATATTGATCAGAACCTGACAGCTCAGGACAACATCCTGAAAGCTCTGACTGAGGCTAATGTGCAGTACGCCACCGTCCGCAGGACCATCACTCTCACAGAGGAACA GTGGAACAGCTCTGTTCAGTCTCTGGTGGCCTCGTATGAAGCTCTGGAGGATTTGATGAAGAAAGCTGAGGAAGGTAAAAACTTCTACCAGGACCTGGATAAGAAAACCACCACCCTGCTGGAGGGAATTAAGACCATCTGTCAGACCAGAGATCAGGAGAGAGTCGCCCTGCTGGAGAG GGAGGTGGGAAAAGGACCTCCTGCTAGACCTACTGCTCCAAAGCCAGTGCTTGGTAATAAAGTCTCGAGTTCTGGATCTTCTGGACCTTCCAGTTTGGAGGCTGTGGGTCCCTCGGCCATGCCTTTTAGTTGTGAAGATCTTCCACAGGAGCTGAGGTGCATTCCTCCAGAAATGAACGCCCCTTCCCGGGGTGCAGTTCCTCTTACCTGGCCTCCAGGTGCAGCACCGTTCGCCCCCAATTTGTTTCCAAACCAGAGGATGCCACAGTTCAATCAGGCCCATTTTGGTCAAGCTCCAGGTGTTCCTCCATCAGCTGCACCTCTGCAGCCTTCAGGTTATATCTTACCACAACATTTCCAACCTGGAGGAACACAGGGTGGCGCACCTGTTAGACCCCCTAACCTGCAAAATGCTCCACAGGTGCCTCCTCAGGGGTACATGCCAGTTCCTTGGCAGCAAACGCCTGGTGCTCCCTACACTGGACCCCCAAGACCAAATCTACCTGGACAGCAGGTGCCCATGCCTGTTGGTCAGTTCCCTCAACAGATGCCAACTGTCTTTCCCCAAACTTCCTCCGCTCAGCAGATCCCTCCAGGAACCCAGTACCCAGTACCCCAACCTCGACAAAGCAGAACATCTCAGATACCTACAAATGCCATTCCTGCTCAACACCAACCACCAAGCTCTCCTGGGCAGTTTCAGCCCATGATGCCAGGCCAGGGTCAACCCCAGCAAGGCCCTGCCCCGGTTTACTGGCCTTCTATGCCACTGCAGACCCAGCCTCAGCCTGGTGTACCAGTACAAGCTCAGGGACCACCTCTTTCCGGTCCTCCAAACCAGTTCCTTCCTGGACCACCACTACAAAACCAGCCCCAGCCTCAAATGGGCCACGTTCCACCATTTTTCCCCCCTGCTCAATCCCAGCAAATACCAGGATCCTTTCAGAGGATGCCCTTCAGCCAGAATCCCCAGATACCCATTGCCTACCATAGTTCCATTCCCCATCAGATGCCTCCTGGGGCTGTTCCACCAAGTAACGCCCAACCAGGACCTCCCCAAACCCAACAATTCATGGGTCAGCCACCTGCGACCACCCAGTTCAACCCCATGTTCCAACCTGTGAGACCACCACAACCACCATCCACGCAGAACTTTTACCCTCAGAACATTCCTTCTTCTACTGGACCAGTTACCCAAGTCCTGGACAATCCAAATCCTCCAGCACTCGCTGACATCCTGACACCTTCTCCTGCTCAACGTCCTGGGAATGTCCTGAACCCTTCGCCAATGGAACCAGTCCAAGATAAGATGGGGAAACTTGGCATTTCCTCCCAGGGAGAAGCTCCAGCCAACGGGTATCCTCATTAA